A window of Prolixibacter sp. SD074 contains these coding sequences:
- a CDS encoding N-acetylornithine carbamoyltransferase, with translation MRHFTSVYDLPNLNEALETAFEVKKNPFAYQHLGKDKTMILIFFNSSLRTRLSTQKAAMNLGMNTMVLNVNQEGWQLESGLGVVMDGDKPEHLREAVPVIGSYCDIIGVRAFAQFKNKDDDYQEKIINQFVDYSGVPVVSMEAATRHPLQSFADHFTIEEFKTKEKPKVVLTWAPHPKALPQAVPNSFVEWLRQTDYELVVTHPEGYELAPEFIGDIKVEYHQKKAFSGADFIYAKNWASYSSYGQVLSLDRDWTVDEEKMALTNQAKFMHCLPVRRNMVVSDGVIDSPNSIVIQEAANREVSAQAVLKMILEELK, from the coding sequence ATGAGACATTTCACATCGGTATACGATTTACCCAACCTGAACGAAGCGCTGGAAACGGCCTTCGAAGTGAAAAAAAATCCGTTTGCTTATCAGCATCTTGGGAAGGACAAAACCATGATTTTGATTTTCTTCAATTCCAGTTTGCGTACGCGGCTCAGTACGCAGAAGGCGGCCATGAACCTTGGCATGAATACCATGGTGCTGAACGTCAATCAGGAAGGATGGCAGCTGGAATCAGGGTTGGGCGTAGTGATGGATGGCGATAAACCCGAGCACTTACGTGAAGCGGTTCCGGTTATCGGTTCGTATTGCGACATTATCGGAGTTCGTGCGTTCGCGCAGTTCAAAAATAAAGATGACGATTACCAGGAAAAAATCATCAATCAGTTCGTTGATTACTCCGGTGTACCGGTGGTGAGTATGGAAGCAGCCACACGGCATCCTTTGCAGTCGTTTGCCGACCACTTTACCATCGAGGAATTCAAGACCAAAGAAAAGCCGAAAGTAGTGCTCACCTGGGCGCCTCATCCGAAGGCATTGCCCCAGGCCGTGCCCAACTCGTTTGTGGAATGGCTGCGCCAAACCGACTACGAGCTGGTGGTTACGCATCCTGAAGGATACGAGTTAGCGCCTGAATTTATAGGAGATATCAAAGTCGAATACCATCAGAAGAAAGCTTTTTCGGGTGCCGATTTTATTTATGCAAAAAATTGGGCATCTTACAGTAGTTATGGGCAGGTACTTTCCCTCGACAGAGATTGGACAGTTGACGAGGAGAAAATGGCACTGACCAATCAGGCTAAATTCATGCATTGCTTGCCGGTTCGCCGGAATATGGTCGTCTCTGATGGAGTAATCGACAGTCCGAATTCCATCGTCATTCAAGAGGCAGCCAACCGCGAAGTGTCGGCACAGGCCGTGCTAAAAATGATATTGGAGGAACTAAAATGA
- a CDS encoding argininosuccinate synthase: MSEKVVLAFSGGLDTSYCAIYLSKEKDLEVHTAIANTGGFSPEELADIEKRAYALGVKSHKMLDVTEEYYQKGIKYMVYGNVLRNNTYPISVSSERIFQAIAIIEYAKKIGAKYVAHGSTGAGNDQVRFDLAFQVLAPEIEIITPTRDMELTREFEINYLKEHGVKADYNKMTYSINAGLWGTSIGGKETLTSNQALPEEAYPSQLKKEGEGILTLDFVKGQLKGVNGNKHFSSIDAIREVEEIGSVWAIGRDMHIGDTIIGIKGRVGFEAAAPMLIIKAHQMLEKHTLTKWQQYWKDQLGNWYGMFLHEAMYLEPVMRDIEKFLESTQENVTGKVIIKLRPYTFQLVGIESEHDLMKSEFGEYGEMNKGWTADDAKGFTKILGNQLKIFYSVNKK, encoded by the coding sequence ATGAGTGAAAAAGTAGTTCTGGCATTTAGCGGAGGTTTGGATACATCGTATTGTGCCATCTATCTGTCGAAAGAAAAGGACCTGGAAGTTCATACGGCAATTGCCAATACTGGAGGATTTTCTCCGGAAGAACTGGCCGATATTGAAAAACGGGCTTACGCACTGGGCGTGAAGAGTCATAAAATGCTTGACGTAACGGAAGAGTATTACCAGAAAGGCATTAAGTACATGGTGTATGGTAACGTATTGCGAAACAATACGTATCCGATTTCCGTCAGTTCGGAGCGCATTTTTCAGGCCATCGCCATCATTGAGTATGCGAAAAAAATTGGCGCCAAATATGTGGCTCACGGTAGTACCGGGGCCGGAAACGACCAGGTTCGGTTCGATTTGGCTTTCCAGGTTTTGGCTCCCGAAATCGAAATTATTACGCCAACGCGTGACATGGAGCTGACCCGTGAATTTGAGATCAACTATCTCAAAGAGCATGGCGTGAAAGCCGATTACAATAAAATGACTTACTCCATCAACGCCGGACTATGGGGAACCAGTATCGGCGGCAAGGAGACTTTGACCAGCAATCAGGCACTTCCGGAAGAGGCTTATCCGAGCCAGCTGAAGAAGGAAGGTGAGGGGATACTGACCCTCGATTTTGTGAAAGGACAGCTGAAAGGAGTGAATGGTAACAAGCATTTCAGCTCCATTGATGCTATTCGCGAAGTGGAAGAAATCGGTTCGGTGTGGGCCATCGGCCGTGATATGCACATCGGCGATACCATCATTGGTATCAAAGGCCGTGTGGGATTCGAGGCTGCCGCCCCAATGCTCATCATCAAAGCGCACCAGATGCTGGAAAAACATACGCTGACCAAATGGCAACAATACTGGAAAGATCAGCTGGGCAACTGGTATGGGATGTTCCTTCACGAAGCGATGTACCTGGAACCGGTCATGCGCGACATCGAGAAATTTCTGGAAAGTACGCAGGAAAATGTCACCGGCAAAGTGATTATCAAACTTCGTCCCTACACCTTCCAGTTGGTGGGAATTGAATCGGAGCACGATTTGATGAAGTCGGAATTTGGTGAATACGGCGAGATGAACAAAGGCTGGACAGCCGATGACGCCAAAGGGTTTACCAAAATTCTGGGCAACCAGTTGAAGATTTTCTATTCGGTCAATAAGAAATAA
- a CDS encoding aspartate aminotransferase family protein, translating to MELFDVYPLFEVEPVTAKGCIITDKNGVEYLDLYGGHAVISVGHSHPYYVQVLVGQLKKIGFYSNSVQNPLQHELAHKLGALSGYEDYSLFLCNSGAEANENALKLASFHTERARIVSFEKSFHGRTSAAVAVTDNPAIISPLNDTVDRIILPLNDIDALENELMEGDVAAVIVEGIQGIGGCRVPEPSFLEEAGRLCRRYGTVLILDEIQSGYGRSGKFFAHQYANVKPDLITVAKGMGNGFPVGGVLISPEFEARKGMLGTTFGGNYLACVAGIAVLDIMQSEQLIENAEIIGNYLMTSLAGIDKIKEVRGRGLMIGLEFDQPIAVIRKKLLFEEKIFTGVTGTHTIRLLPPLSVTREQVDRFLSALEKVLG from the coding sequence ATGGAACTTTTCGATGTATATCCGCTGTTCGAAGTGGAACCGGTGACAGCCAAAGGATGTATCATTACCGATAAAAATGGCGTTGAGTATCTCGATTTGTATGGCGGGCACGCCGTTATTTCAGTGGGGCATTCGCATCCCTATTACGTGCAGGTGCTGGTTGGGCAATTGAAAAAGATCGGATTCTATTCCAACTCGGTACAGAATCCGCTGCAACATGAACTAGCTCATAAGTTGGGAGCTCTTTCCGGTTACGAAGATTATTCACTTTTCTTGTGTAACTCCGGTGCCGAAGCCAATGAAAATGCGTTAAAGCTGGCTTCGTTCCATACCGAAAGAGCCCGCATTGTATCATTCGAAAAATCCTTTCATGGACGAACTTCGGCAGCAGTGGCCGTCACCGATAATCCAGCCATTATATCACCACTGAACGATACTGTCGACCGAATCATCCTCCCGCTGAATGATATAGATGCGTTGGAAAACGAACTCATGGAAGGCGATGTAGCTGCCGTTATCGTGGAAGGAATTCAGGGCATTGGCGGTTGCCGTGTACCAGAACCTTCTTTCCTGGAAGAAGCCGGAAGACTGTGTCGTCGTTATGGAACCGTGCTTATTCTCGATGAAATTCAGTCGGGTTACGGACGAAGCGGCAAATTCTTTGCACACCAGTATGCCAACGTAAAACCCGATCTTATCACCGTAGCGAAAGGCATGGGAAACGGTTTCCCGGTAGGCGGTGTGTTGATTAGCCCGGAATTCGAAGCCCGGAAAGGAATGCTGGGAACTACGTTCGGTGGAAATTACCTTGCTTGTGTAGCCGGCATTGCTGTGCTGGATATCATGCAGAGCGAACAATTGATCGAAAATGCCGAAATCATTGGTAATTACCTGATGACATCGCTGGCCGGCATTGATAAAATCAAGGAAGTTCGGGGCCGCGGTCTGATGATCGGACTGGAATTTGACCAGCCCATTGCAGTAATCAGGAAGAAATTGCTCTTCGAAGAAAAGATATTTACCGGAGTCACCGGCACCCACACTATCAGGCTCTTACCTCCCCTAAGCGTTACACGTGAGCAAGTCGATCGGTTTTTATCGGCGCTTGAAAAGGTATTGGGTTAA
- a CDS encoding GNAT family N-acetyltransferase, translating into MFPLKKNNKDEKSAIKVVVATEVHVKYVDEVNDAIDLASKERGTGIARRTHEYIESKIKEGKAIIALDGDTFAGFCYIETFGTNKFVANSGLIVPRDYRGHGLARRIKQRAFELSRSKFPEAKIFGLTTGLAVMKINSDLGYKPVTFSELTDDEQFWKGCQSCVNYDILQRTSRSKCLCTGMLYDPAWKNGNGKKGKTPFQVFREWVDKRKAEKQALAENKNGKKSE; encoded by the coding sequence ATGTTTCCGCTAAAGAAGAATAACAAAGACGAAAAATCTGCCATCAAGGTCGTTGTGGCCACCGAGGTGCACGTTAAGTATGTGGACGAAGTGAACGACGCCATCGACCTGGCTTCGAAGGAGCGCGGTACGGGTATTGCGCGCCGGACACATGAATACATTGAATCGAAGATTAAAGAAGGCAAAGCCATTATTGCCCTCGACGGTGATACGTTTGCCGGTTTTTGTTACATCGAAACCTTCGGTACCAATAAATTTGTGGCCAACTCGGGGTTGATTGTGCCGCGCGATTACCGGGGACATGGTTTGGCCCGGCGCATCAAGCAGCGTGCTTTCGAATTGTCGCGTTCCAAATTTCCGGAGGCCAAGATTTTTGGTTTGACTACCGGTCTGGCCGTAATGAAAATCAACTCCGACCTGGGGTACAAGCCGGTCACGTTCTCGGAGCTAACCGACGACGAGCAATTCTGGAAAGGCTGCCAGAGCTGTGTGAACTACGATATTCTGCAGCGTACCAGTCGTAGCAAATGCCTTTGTACCGGAATGCTTTACGATCCTGCATGGAAAAATGGCAACGGGAAAAAGGGGAAAACGCCTTTCCAGGTATTTCGCGAGTGGGTCGATAAACGCAAAGCGGAAAAACAGGCGCTGGCCGAAAACAAAAACGGGAAAAAATCAGAGTAA
- the proC gene encoding pyrroline-5-carboxylate reductase → MKNLNICIIGGGNLGRAIAEGFLKAGMPAKQLVVTRRRPHLLEDLAKQGVRVTADNAAAVKGADLVIMAVKPYQAEGVLQGIRSSLIPGQMLASLMTGVSLESLKLWLPETVIPFRVMPNTAIALQESMTCISAPDCNDGQKEVIQELFETLGKVIYINEELMAAATVLGACGIAFALRFIRAATQGGIEIGFGAEVAQEIVAQTVKGATELILQTGHHPEREIDKVTTPKGITISGLNAMEHQGFSSALIQGLLVSYNKINNG, encoded by the coding sequence ATGAAGAACCTGAATATTTGCATCATTGGCGGAGGAAATCTGGGACGTGCCATAGCCGAAGGCTTTTTGAAAGCCGGAATGCCGGCTAAACAGCTGGTGGTTACCCGTCGGCGGCCACACCTGCTGGAAGATTTGGCGAAACAAGGTGTTCGTGTTACTGCAGACAATGCCGCTGCAGTGAAAGGAGCCGATTTGGTTATTATGGCAGTCAAACCCTACCAGGCTGAAGGTGTACTTCAGGGAATTCGTAGTTCTTTGATTCCCGGTCAAATGCTGGCTTCGTTGATGACCGGTGTGAGTCTCGAAAGTCTGAAATTGTGGTTGCCCGAAACCGTTATCCCGTTCCGGGTGATGCCCAATACGGCTATCGCTTTGCAGGAATCGATGACCTGTATTTCGGCGCCTGATTGCAATGATGGGCAAAAAGAAGTAATTCAGGAACTGTTCGAAACGTTGGGAAAAGTTATCTATATCAACGAAGAACTGATGGCCGCCGCCACTGTTTTGGGTGCTTGCGGAATTGCTTTTGCGCTTCGTTTTATTCGCGCAGCAACGCAAGGCGGAATTGAAATTGGCTTCGGAGCCGAAGTGGCACAGGAAATTGTGGCCCAAACAGTGAAAGGGGCTACCGAACTGATTCTGCAAACCGGCCATCATCCCGAAAGGGAGATCGACAAAGTAACCACGCCGAAAGGAATCACCATTTCCGGGCTTAACGCGATGGAACATCAGGGATTTTCATCGGCACTCATCCAGGGGTTATTGGTTTCGTACAATAAAATTAACAACGGTTAA
- a CDS encoding glutamate-5-semialdehyde dehydrogenase, whose amino-acid sequence MQYREQFEQALQASRKLSLVTEETINQVLLAVADEAVKETEFILAENEKDLQRMAPFDPKYDRLKLTAGRIEGIAADMRNVASMSSPLGKVLSETTRPNGLYIKRVSVPFGVIGIIYEARPNVTFDVFSLCLKSGNVCVLKGGSDAGDSNKAIVSIIHKVLQAFNIDTQVLTLLPPGRESTGELLNARGYVDLIIPRGSQGLINYVRENATIPVIETGAGICHTYFDEFGDEEKGREIINNAKTRRPSVCNALDCLIIHESRLGDLPYLAELLPESQVEIFADEQAMEALKDHYPEDLLKPATEESFGTEFLDYKMAIKTVASFEEALDHIAKYSSKHSEAIVSGNHEHLELFRKLVDASSVYTNASTAFTDGSQFGLGAEIGISTQKLHARGPMALEELTSYKWLIEGDGQVRPK is encoded by the coding sequence ATGCAGTATCGTGAACAATTTGAGCAGGCGCTTCAGGCAAGCAGGAAACTAAGTCTGGTAACAGAAGAAACCATCAATCAGGTGTTGCTGGCTGTTGCCGATGAAGCCGTAAAAGAGACAGAATTTATTCTGGCGGAGAACGAAAAAGATTTGCAGCGGATGGCTCCATTCGATCCAAAATATGATCGATTGAAGTTGACGGCTGGGCGCATTGAAGGAATTGCTGCAGATATGCGGAATGTGGCATCCATGTCTTCCCCATTGGGGAAAGTGTTGTCGGAAACAACACGCCCGAATGGTCTGTACATTAAACGCGTCAGCGTGCCTTTTGGCGTTATCGGCATCATTTACGAAGCACGTCCCAACGTAACATTCGACGTCTTCTCGCTTTGCCTGAAATCAGGAAACGTATGTGTGCTGAAAGGGGGAAGCGATGCGGGCGATTCGAACAAAGCCATTGTGTCCATCATTCATAAAGTGCTTCAAGCTTTCAATATCGATACGCAAGTGCTCACCTTGCTTCCTCCCGGAAGGGAATCAACCGGCGAATTGCTGAATGCCCGGGGGTATGTTGATTTGATCATTCCCCGGGGAAGCCAGGGATTGATTAATTATGTGCGTGAAAATGCCACTATCCCGGTCATCGAAACGGGCGCCGGCATTTGCCACACTTATTTTGACGAGTTCGGTGACGAGGAGAAAGGGCGCGAAATTATCAATAATGCGAAAACACGCCGTCCCAGTGTGTGTAATGCACTTGACTGCCTGATTATTCACGAGTCGCGGTTGGGCGATTTGCCCTATCTGGCCGAATTGCTGCCGGAAAGCCAGGTGGAAATTTTTGCCGACGAGCAGGCAATGGAAGCATTGAAAGATCATTATCCTGAAGATTTATTGAAACCGGCTACTGAAGAGTCATTTGGGACCGAATTCCTCGATTACAAGATGGCCATCAAAACGGTCGCTTCCTTCGAAGAAGCGCTCGATCACATTGCGAAGTACAGCTCAAAGCACAGCGAAGCTATCGTTTCCGGGAACCATGAACATCTCGAACTGTTTCGTAAACTGGTGGATGCCTCTTCGGTGTATACCAATGCCAGCACGGCTTTTACCGATGGATCGCAATTCGGGCTGGGTGCCGAAATTGGTATCAGTACGCAAAAGCTACATGCCCGTGGGCCGATGGCACTGGAAGAACTAACCAGCTACAAGTGGCTGATAGAAGGTGATGGCCAGGTTCGTCCCAAATAA
- the carA gene encoding glutamine-hydrolyzing carbamoyl-phosphate synthase small subunit: MQNVQKAKLILEDGTVFEGKSFGYDKSVAGEVVFYTAMTGYPESLTDPSYTGQILVSTYPMIGNYGVPNDREEDGIFRYFESDKIHVSALIVSDYSFEYSHWNAMKSLGNWLKENKVPGLFDIDTRALAKILREKGSMLGKIVFDGDAIDFYDPNEENLVSRVSTDNVVTYGNGDHKVVLVDCGVKNNIIRCLLQRNTTVIKVPWDYDFNRVTCDGIFLSNGPGDPAMVQETVENVGKAIDEVKPIMGICLGNQLLGRAAGADTYKLKYGHRSHNQPVLLTGTDKCYITSQNHGFAIDDKTLPDDWEPMFVNVNDQTNEGIRHKTKPFFSTQFHPEASSGPVDTEFLFDDFIDNIKKYKKQ, translated from the coding sequence ATGCAAAACGTGCAGAAAGCAAAACTGATTCTTGAGGACGGGACTGTATTCGAAGGAAAATCATTTGGATACGACAAGTCGGTGGCCGGAGAAGTGGTATTTTACACGGCTATGACGGGTTACCCCGAGAGCCTCACTGATCCTTCCTACACCGGGCAAATCCTGGTATCGACTTACCCCATGATTGGAAACTACGGTGTTCCGAACGACAGGGAAGAAGATGGAATATTCAGGTATTTTGAGTCGGACAAAATTCATGTGAGCGCACTTATCGTGTCGGATTATTCATTTGAATACAGTCACTGGAACGCCATGAAAAGCCTGGGAAACTGGCTGAAGGAAAACAAAGTACCGGGACTGTTTGATATCGACACCCGCGCCCTGGCCAAAATACTTAGGGAAAAGGGTTCGATGCTTGGTAAGATTGTTTTCGATGGCGATGCCATCGATTTTTACGACCCGAACGAGGAAAACCTGGTTTCCCGCGTGAGTACCGATAATGTGGTTACCTACGGAAACGGCGACCACAAAGTAGTATTGGTCGACTGTGGAGTGAAAAACAACATTATCCGGTGCTTGCTGCAACGAAACACAACCGTTATCAAGGTTCCATGGGACTACGATTTTAACCGGGTAACGTGCGACGGCATTTTCCTCTCCAACGGCCCCGGCGACCCTGCCATGGTGCAGGAAACCGTCGAGAATGTTGGCAAAGCAATAGACGAAGTAAAACCCATTATGGGTATCTGCCTGGGTAATCAGCTGCTGGGACGCGCTGCCGGAGCCGATACCTATAAATTGAAATACGGTCACCGCAGCCACAACCAGCCGGTTTTGCTTACCGGAACCGATAAATGTTACATCACTTCGCAGAACCACGGTTTTGCCATCGACGACAAAACCCTGCCGGATGATTGGGAGCCAATGTTTGTGAACGTGAATGATCAGACCAACGAAGGGATTCGCCACAAAACAAAACCCTTCTTCTCTACGCAGTTCCACCCCGAGGCCTCTTCCGGCCCGGTGGATACGGAATTCCTCTTTGATGATTTTATTGACAACATCAAAAAGTACAAAAAGCAATGA
- the argC gene encoding N-acetyl-gamma-glutamyl-phosphate reductase: MATVSTGIVGGAGYTAGELLRILLNHPAADVSCIQSSSNDGQPVTSVHKDLIGETDLVFSDIDFDAVDVIFLCMGHGKSAEYLEKNNVPQRVKIIDLSHDFRLKREGNDFLYGLPELNREAVRSAKRIANPGCFATGIQLALLPLASARLLTQEVHVHAITGSTGAGQSPSGTSHFSWRNGNVSVYKAFQHQHLGEIRQSLAQLQGQFEQRLNFIPVRGNHTRGIFASVYTGFEGTVEEARALYRRYYEGHPFVHLSPGNPDLKQVVNTNKALLYLEKHDGKLLILSCIDNLLKGASGQAVQNMNLMFGLNETAGLNLKPVAF; the protein is encoded by the coding sequence ATGGCTACAGTAAGCACAGGGATCGTGGGCGGTGCGGGTTATACGGCGGGTGAGCTTTTGCGCATCCTGTTAAATCATCCGGCTGCCGATGTTTCCTGTATACAAAGTTCCAGTAACGACGGGCAACCGGTTACTTCGGTGCACAAAGATTTAATCGGGGAAACCGATTTGGTGTTTTCGGATATTGACTTCGATGCCGTTGATGTAATTTTCCTGTGCATGGGACATGGCAAGTCGGCCGAATACCTGGAAAAGAACAATGTCCCGCAGCGGGTTAAAATTATCGATCTGAGCCACGATTTCCGCTTAAAGCGGGAAGGGAATGACTTTCTGTACGGTTTGCCTGAGTTGAACCGCGAAGCGGTTCGCTCGGCGAAGCGCATTGCCAACCCGGGATGTTTTGCTACCGGCATTCAGTTGGCTTTACTGCCGCTGGCTTCGGCCCGTTTGCTTACGCAGGAAGTGCACGTGCATGCTATTACCGGTTCAACCGGGGCAGGACAGTCGCCTTCGGGTACGTCACATTTTAGCTGGCGTAACGGCAACGTGTCGGTGTACAAAGCTTTTCAGCATCAGCATTTGGGCGAAATCCGGCAAAGTCTGGCGCAGTTACAGGGACAATTTGAGCAGCGGCTGAACTTCATTCCCGTAAGGGGAAACCACACACGTGGCATCTTTGCTTCGGTGTACACCGGTTTTGAAGGAACAGTTGAAGAGGCCCGCGCATTGTATCGACGCTATTACGAAGGGCATCCGTTTGTGCACCTGTCGCCCGGTAATCCCGACCTGAAACAGGTAGTGAATACCAACAAAGCATTGCTTTACCTGGAAAAACACGACGGGAAACTGCTCATCCTGTCATGCATTGATAACCTGTTGAAAGGCGCCTCGGGACAGGCCGTACAAAATATGAACCTGATGTTCGGGTTGAATGAGACAGCCGGCCTCAACCTGAAGCCGGTCGCATTTTAA
- the proB gene encoding glutamate 5-kinase, which yields MANRYSSIVVKIGSNLLTRDDGMLNVARMAHFVDQIAALQKKGVRVILVSSGAVAAGRAEVEPQKKHDTVSRRQLWSAVGQVKLINRYADLFREHGLTCAQVLTTKENFSDRQHYLNMRNCINTLLESSVIPIINENDAISVTELMFTDNDELSGLIASMMDVEALFLLTNVDGVFRGSPDVPGSGLIEHIPAGERIPKDLVSAQKSNFGRGGMLTKSSIASKLASQGVAVHIANGIRLNVITDLMEKGSALPHTWFEPEKRKSNTVKKWLAHSDDFARGEVFVNDGARDALLSERATSLLTIGITGVQGQFKTGDIVRVKDGNGKLLGLGKAGFSSKIVEREMGVKYDKPFIHYDYLYLG from the coding sequence ATGGCAAATCGCTATTCCAGTATTGTGGTAAAAATCGGGAGCAATTTGCTCACCCGTGACGATGGCATGCTGAACGTGGCCCGTATGGCCCACTTTGTCGATCAGATTGCTGCTTTGCAGAAGAAGGGAGTCCGGGTCATTCTTGTTTCTTCGGGCGCAGTGGCGGCAGGACGGGCAGAAGTGGAACCGCAGAAAAAACACGATACCGTTTCGCGAAGGCAATTGTGGTCGGCGGTGGGGCAGGTTAAGCTCATCAACCGGTATGCCGACCTGTTTCGGGAACACGGATTGACATGTGCCCAGGTGTTGACAACCAAGGAAAATTTCAGCGATCGGCAGCACTACCTGAACATGCGCAATTGCATCAATACGTTGCTCGAGAGCAGTGTCATACCGATTATTAATGAGAACGATGCGATTTCAGTTACGGAGTTGATGTTCACCGATAACGATGAGCTCTCCGGCTTAATCGCTTCGATGATGGATGTTGAAGCGCTGTTTCTTCTGACCAATGTGGATGGTGTATTCAGGGGAAGTCCCGACGTTCCGGGAAGCGGGTTGATCGAACACATCCCGGCAGGGGAAAGAATTCCGAAGGATTTGGTCTCGGCTCAAAAATCGAATTTCGGCAGGGGGGGCATGCTAACCAAAAGTTCTATTGCTTCCAAACTAGCCAGTCAGGGAGTAGCGGTACACATTGCCAACGGTATTCGGCTCAATGTCATCACCGATCTAATGGAGAAGGGTTCAGCGCTTCCGCATACCTGGTTCGAGCCGGAGAAAAGGAAATCAAATACGGTGAAAAAGTGGCTGGCCCACTCCGACGATTTTGCGCGAGGCGAAGTCTTTGTGAACGATGGCGCCCGCGATGCGCTGCTTTCAGAAAGAGCAACCAGTCTGCTCACCATCGGGATTACCGGTGTGCAGGGCCAGTTTAAAACCGGCGACATCGTGCGGGTAAAAGATGGTAATGGTAAACTACTCGGTCTGGGGAAAGCGGGTTTTTCATCCAAAATAGTGGAGCGCGAGATGGGTGTTAAATACGACAAGCCATTTATTCATTACGATTACCTTTACCTGGGGTAG
- the argB gene encoding acetylglutamate kinase yields MIEHLTIIKVGGKLVEEKESIQNLLRDFSRIAGNKILVHGGGSMATTIGEKLGVKPKMVEGRRITDEATLQAVTMVYAGLVNKNLVSRLQAFGTNALGLTGADLDIIRAKKRPVVDVDYGFVGDVVNVNNRMLRELLMNGAVPVIAPITHDGDGQLFNTNADTIASELAIALSSSYRVTLIYCFDKRGVLMDESDDNSVIDEMTMAEFEEMKASGVVNGGMIPKLTTGFNAMKQGVNSVVVTNASVLSGSKSGTRLVLFHEEGEK; encoded by the coding sequence ATGATCGAACATCTGACCATCATCAAAGTGGGTGGAAAGCTGGTTGAGGAAAAGGAATCGATTCAAAACCTGCTTCGGGATTTCTCGCGCATTGCCGGGAATAAAATTCTGGTACATGGCGGTGGTAGCATGGCGACCACCATCGGTGAAAAGTTGGGCGTCAAACCGAAAATGGTTGAAGGACGCCGCATTACCGATGAAGCGACGCTGCAGGCTGTTACCATGGTGTATGCCGGTTTGGTAAACAAAAATCTGGTTTCCCGGCTTCAGGCTTTCGGGACCAATGCGCTGGGATTAACCGGCGCTGACCTGGACATTATCCGGGCGAAGAAGCGTCCGGTTGTTGATGTCGATTACGGTTTTGTAGGCGATGTGGTAAATGTTAATAATCGCATGCTTCGCGAATTGCTGATGAATGGTGCGGTTCCGGTGATTGCACCCATCACGCATGACGGTGATGGCCAGTTATTCAACACCAATGCCGATACCATTGCTTCGGAACTGGCTATTGCATTAAGCTCCAGTTACCGGGTTACCCTGATATATTGCTTCGATAAGCGCGGCGTATTGATGGATGAATCGGATGACAATTCGGTAATAGATGAGATGACCATGGCCGAATTTGAGGAAATGAAGGCAAGCGGAGTGGTCAATGGCGGAATGATTCCCAAGCTGACAACCGGTTTCAATGCAATGAAACAAGGTGTTAATTCCGTTGTGGTCACCAATGCCTCGGTGCTATCCGGTTCGAAAAGTGGGACCCGTCTGGTACTATTCCACGAAGAAGGGGAAAAATAG
- a CDS encoding arginine repressor — MKNRTQRLLAIKKIISGDRISSQDELLIRLNKEGYEVTQATLSRDLKSLQVMKISDSQHGYIYRLRENLADIDESMPDMSHANFLADGFLKVEFSGNLGVVRTLPGYASSIASVIDKANLFEILGTVAGDDTILLIVREGVGRNDVINVLTMTMPKLEDKID, encoded by the coding sequence ATGAAGAATCGGACACAACGTCTGTTGGCCATCAAAAAAATCATCTCCGGTGACCGAATCAGCAGCCAGGACGAGTTGCTGATTCGGTTGAATAAAGAGGGATATGAGGTGACGCAGGCGACGCTTTCGCGTGATTTAAAATCGCTTCAGGTAATGAAAATCAGCGATTCACAACATGGATATATATACCGTTTGCGTGAAAATCTGGCGGATATCGATGAATCAATGCCCGATATGTCGCATGCCAATTTTTTGGCCGACGGTTTTCTGAAGGTGGAATTCTCAGGAAATTTGGGCGTAGTACGAACACTGCCCGGGTATGCCAGCAGCATTGCATCGGTAATTGATAAAGCAAATTTATTTGAAATATTAGGAACGGTTGCAGGTGACGATACCATCCTGCTAATTGTCAGAGAGGGAGTTGGTCGTAATGATGTCATCAACGTGTTAACGATGACCATGCCCAAACTGGAAGATAAAATTGATTAA